A genome region from Bufo gargarizans isolate SCDJY-AF-19 chromosome 2, ASM1485885v1, whole genome shotgun sequence includes the following:
- the LOC122928315 gene encoding hyaluronan mediated motility receptor-like: MKKQKALDKEIRSLLKERADQGKKLQLLEEEFKKTEQKLVTAVREKTSLTASIASLERQMADLNKANELLKTKFSDSSKRKINSLYAELMEAKNKMDAKDKEMNGLQARFEGQIQSLQESLDVSKADMQSLTEKNKLLAQSARCLYAQ, encoded by the exons atccGTTCTCTCTTGAAGGAACGTGCTGACCAAGGCAAGAAACTTCAACTCTTGGAGGAAGAGTTCAAAAAGACAGAGCAAAAACTGGTCACTGCTGTGCGGGAGAAAACATCACTTACTGCAAGCATTGCCTCCTTGGAAAGGCAAATGGCTGACCTCAATAAGGCAAATGAGCTTCTGAAAACCAAG ttttctgacAGCTCAAAACGAAAAATTAACAGCCTTTACGCAGAACTGATGGAGGCCAAAAATAAAATGGACGCAAAAGACAAG GAAATGAATGGCCTTCAGGCAAGATTTGAAGGACAAATCCAGTCACTGCAAGAAAGCTTGGATGTTTCTAAGGCTGACATGCAAtctctgacagaaaagaataagcTTCTAG CTCAGTCAGCAAGATGCCTCTATGCACAATGA